The Streptomyces sp. NBC_00440 genome contains a region encoding:
- a CDS encoding TerD family protein, protein MNGELGKVEVRLRWDPSPLGEASHDLDIIGAVYSADDPWGRPVYVVHTESRSPDGTITMGRHSESGQGLGFDEVMVLEFDRIPSDYGRVVVGVAIHQNAGPLTFGEIANPGVVVVERYRELLADDFGQLAGSTAATVAEFTRDGSAGWGLREMLRGFDSNPVDFMAEMGTVGE, encoded by the coding sequence GTGAACGGCGAACTGGGCAAGGTCGAGGTAAGGCTCCGGTGGGATCCGAGCCCGTTGGGGGAGGCATCGCACGATCTGGACATCATCGGCGCGGTCTACTCCGCCGACGACCCGTGGGGGCGGCCGGTGTACGTCGTTCACACCGAGAGCCGTTCCCCGGACGGCACGATCACCATGGGCCGGCACAGCGAGTCCGGCCAGGGCCTCGGCTTCGATGAAGTGATGGTCCTGGAGTTCGACCGGATACCGTCCGACTACGGCCGGGTGGTGGTGGGGGTGGCGATTCACCAGAACGCCGGGCCTCTCACCTTTGGCGAGATCGCGAACCCCGGTGTGGTCGTCGTCGAGCGGTACCGGGAACTCCTCGCGGACGACTTCGGGCAGCTTGCGGGGTCCACTGCCGCGACGGTCGCGGAGTTCACCCGGGACGGCTCCGCGGGCTGGGGGCTGCGCGAGATGCTCCGCGGCTTCGACAGCAATCCGGTGGACTTCATGGCGGAGATGGGCACGGTCGGTGAGTGA
- a CDS encoding DUF6228 family protein, giving the protein MSLIEVVPGQVELVVRGAGSQAPSIRLSDWSRTDEFEVVFAVEAVDDGLHARVESVTVSAWDGAGYLTEFLDGLARGFPGWEGERSWVNNELVVTATFGSGGHVCLSWTLRADVFSNGWECTVTTMIEAGEELTTVAADVREFFCQG; this is encoded by the coding sequence GTGAGTCTGATCGAGGTGGTTCCTGGGCAGGTCGAGCTCGTCGTTCGGGGAGCGGGGTCACAAGCCCCCTCTATCCGGTTGTCCGACTGGTCGCGGACTGATGAGTTCGAGGTGGTATTCGCCGTGGAGGCCGTCGATGACGGCCTGCACGCACGGGTCGAGTCCGTGACGGTGTCTGCCTGGGACGGTGCGGGATACCTGACCGAGTTTCTCGACGGTCTTGCGCGCGGCTTCCCCGGTTGGGAGGGCGAGCGGTCTTGGGTCAACAACGAGCTGGTCGTGACAGCGACGTTCGGTTCAGGCGGTCACGTGTGTCTGAGCTGGACCCTGCGAGCGGACGTCTTCTCCAACGGCTGGGAGTGCACTGTGACGACCATGATTGAGGCCGGCGAAGAGCTGACGACTGTTGCTGCCGACGTGCGGGAATTCTTCTGCCAGGGGTAG
- a CDS encoding DegT/DnrJ/EryC1/StrS family aminotransferase → MVAESVRDDGCGKFEELLPHGGAAGGRSRDPGLVQERGQVVGAGRLPRPATREEPAGRGVGGSWLRYQLSGINAAIGLAQLDHFDTTVETRRGLWCTYRTPWARWRA, encoded by the coding sequence GTGGTAGCCGAGAGCGTCCGCGACGACGGGTGCGGGAAATTCGAGGAGTTGCTGCCGCATGGCGGCGCCGCGGGCGGCCGCAGTCGGGACCCCGGCTTGGTTCAAGAGCGCGGACAGGTGGTCGGGGCGGGCCGGCTGCCCCGACCGGCGACCCGGGAAGAGCCAGCGGGACGCGGAGTTGGTGGCAGTTGGCTGCGCTACCAGCTCTCCGGGATCAACGCAGCCATCGGCCTGGCCCAGCTCGACCACTTCGACACGACCGTGGAGACCCGGCGAGGCCTGTGGTGCACCTACCGGACGCCCTGGGCCCGCTGGAGGGCGTGA
- a CDS encoding DegT/DnrJ/EryC1/StrS family aminotransferase, whose translation MDVGPQPAVPHLCQVRVPQRDQMFTEMRSREVGVGVHYPPNQLQPAFAPWRRPLPVTEKAGQELLSLPFHQHLTEDDIHHVVSALGQAVETARAER comes from the coding sequence GTGGACGTCGGCCCACAGCCGGCTGTACCGCACCTGTGCCAGGTCCGCGTCCCTCAACGCGACCAGATGTTTACGGAGATGCGATCCCGGGAGGTCGGCGTCGGGGTCCACTACCCGCCCAACCAACTGCAGCCCGCGTTCGCGCCCTGGCGGCGGCCACTGCCCGTCACTGAGAAGGCTGGGCAGGAACTCCTGAGCCTGCCCTTCCACCAGCACCTGACCGAAGACGACATCCACCACGTGGTGTCCGCCCTCGGCCAGGCCGTCGAGACAGCGAGGGCTGAGCGGTGA
- a CDS encoding UDP-N-acetylglucosamine--N-acetylmuramyl-(pentapeptide) pyrophosphoryl-undecaprenol N-acetylglucosamine transferase, with translation MNTSSVLPRSFRLLVTGGGTGGHTYPALTAIRTLQGRLADAGSTLDVLWIGTADGLEARVAPAEGIEFKTVSTGKIRRSSNPLKMLSAANVRDMARVPLGVAQARSIVSAFHPDVVLATGGYVAVPAGLAARLCRRPLVLHEQTVRLGLANRKLASSATRIAVSSESSLPLLPDSVRGAAVVTGNPIRPEVLAGHADKALQALELQEFDRRLPTVYVTGGAQGSQQINELVKAVLPWLLGHANVIHQCGPANVEELRRDAAVLSPELAGRYHLTGFVGPELPDVLALADVVISRSGAGTLAELTALGKPAVFIPLASSAGNEQAHNARHLEEARAAVALLGEPTGANLRDAVGPLLTDPARREAMAERARAHGRPDAADRLVDVILSAASG, from the coding sequence GTGAACACTTCCTCCGTGCTACCGCGTTCGTTCCGGCTGCTCGTGACGGGCGGAGGCACTGGCGGACACACCTACCCGGCCCTGACAGCGATCCGTACGCTGCAAGGCCGCCTCGCAGACGCGGGCAGCACGCTGGATGTCCTGTGGATCGGCACGGCGGACGGTCTCGAAGCGCGTGTCGCCCCGGCAGAGGGCATCGAGTTCAAGACGGTGTCCACGGGGAAGATCCGCCGCTCTTCGAATCCGCTCAAGATGCTGTCCGCCGCGAACGTGCGGGACATGGCGCGGGTGCCGCTCGGCGTGGCTCAGGCCCGGTCGATCGTGTCAGCCTTCCATCCGGACGTGGTCCTGGCGACGGGCGGATACGTCGCAGTCCCGGCTGGGCTGGCCGCACGGCTGTGCCGGCGCCCGCTGGTCCTGCACGAGCAGACGGTCCGGCTCGGCCTGGCCAACCGGAAGCTCGCGAGTTCCGCGACGCGAATCGCGGTCTCCTCGGAGTCGTCGCTGCCGCTGCTGCCGGACTCGGTGCGCGGCGCCGCGGTGGTGACGGGTAACCCGATCCGGCCCGAGGTGCTGGCGGGGCACGCGGACAAGGCCCTCCAGGCACTGGAGTTGCAGGAGTTCGACCGGCGGCTGCCGACGGTGTATGTCACCGGTGGCGCGCAGGGCTCCCAGCAGATCAACGAGCTGGTGAAGGCGGTGCTGCCGTGGCTGCTGGGGCACGCGAACGTGATCCATCAGTGCGGGCCCGCCAACGTGGAGGAGCTGCGGCGGGACGCGGCTGTCCTGTCTCCGGAGCTGGCGGGCCGGTACCACCTCACTGGGTTCGTGGGCCCGGAACTCCCCGATGTCCTGGCTCTGGCCGACGTCGTGATCTCACGGAGCGGGGCGGGCACACTCGCCGAACTCACCGCGTTGGGAAAGCCGGCCGTGTTCATCCCGCTGGCGTCCTCGGCCGGGAACGAGCAGGCGCACAACGCCCGCCACCTTGAGGAGGCGCGGGCGGCAGTGGCCCTGCTCGGTGAGCCGACCGGTGCGAACCTGCGGGACGCGGTGGGCCCGCTCCTCACCGACCCGGCACGGCGTGAGGCAATGGCGGAGCGGGCGCGGGCGCACGGGAGGCCGGATGCGGCGGACAGGCTCGTGGACGTGATCCTGTCCGCCGCATCCGGCTGA
- a CDS encoding ATP-grasp domain-containing protein has translation MTQGEPTTKNPDKGYVALLGWSLNAVEALDRFDRRYVVVAPEWAEEYCAEHDIPYLQWNFERLNDRSMKIAETLQNEGVDVAIPLYEETVEWAGAINSVLLGNPRLYGQAMLLRDKALMKRRAQLGGIRVGIFEEAHDRDDVTRFLKRVNQTLLKLDGDPNDPIHLKAFDKAGCLGHRVIRTPDEVDTIPEEEFPVLMESHLDGWEFAVEAWIHNGKIKFLNISEYVTLGYSVFVPATPQLEQYRPQITAQIEKLIKTFDIEFGFVHPEYFVTSDGEMYFGEVAYRPPGFKVFELLERAYGFNAYHGLVLAFDPKTTEEEVDAFFPREVVDASGVAGCFGVYPRRRVVSDLVIPEETEDDDYYESHDLSTPLEETVTKRTAFGTHWGLLYFFGDDPYRMRDLLKKQEELDFYV, from the coding sequence ATGACACAGGGCGAACCGACCACCAAGAATCCAGACAAAGGCTATGTAGCGCTTCTTGGCTGGAGCCTCAATGCGGTGGAAGCCCTCGATCGGTTCGACCGGCGATACGTCGTCGTGGCTCCCGAATGGGCCGAAGAGTACTGCGCCGAACACGACATCCCCTATTTGCAGTGGAATTTCGAACGGCTCAACGACCGCTCCATGAAGATTGCCGAGACTCTTCAGAACGAAGGTGTCGACGTCGCGATCCCGCTGTACGAGGAAACAGTTGAATGGGCAGGGGCAATCAACTCCGTTCTGCTGGGCAACCCGCGTTTGTACGGTCAGGCCATGCTGCTGCGGGACAAGGCGCTGATGAAACGCCGCGCGCAACTCGGCGGCATCCGGGTCGGCATATTCGAGGAAGCCCACGACCGGGACGACGTGACCCGCTTCCTCAAGCGCGTCAATCAGACCCTACTCAAGCTGGACGGTGACCCGAACGACCCGATCCATCTCAAGGCATTCGACAAGGCAGGATGCCTGGGGCACCGTGTCATCCGCACCCCTGACGAGGTCGACACGATTCCGGAAGAGGAATTCCCGGTTCTCATGGAATCCCACCTCGACGGCTGGGAGTTCGCGGTCGAAGCCTGGATACACAACGGGAAGATCAAGTTCCTGAATATCTCCGAATACGTCACGCTGGGGTATTCGGTATTCGTGCCCGCAACTCCACAACTGGAACAGTACCGACCACAGATCACGGCGCAGATCGAGAAGCTCATCAAGACGTTTGACATCGAGTTCGGATTCGTGCACCCAGAGTATTTTGTCACCAGTGACGGCGAGATGTACTTCGGCGAGGTCGCCTACCGGCCGCCGGGCTTCAAGGTGTTCGAGCTGCTGGAGCGGGCATACGGGTTCAACGCATACCACGGGCTGGTGCTGGCCTTCGACCCGAAGACGACCGAGGAGGAGGTCGACGCTTTCTTCCCACGCGAGGTCGTCGACGCGTCGGGGGTCGCCGGCTGCTTCGGTGTCTATCCGCGCCGCCGCGTCGTCAGCGACCTGGTGATCCCGGAAGAGACCGAGGACGACGACTACTACGAGTCGCACGACCTCTCGACGCCGCTCGAGGAGACTGTCACCAAGAGGACCGCGTTCGGCACCCACTGGGGCCTGCTGTACTTCTTCGGTGATGACCCCTACCGGATGCGCGACCTGTTGAAGAAGCAGGAAGAGCTCGACTTCTACGTCTGA
- a CDS encoding transposase family protein has translation MITALVAEVGPLWHERHQAVLTARPRRRAVGAGAKYKLVLVDRLLATLVHLHHGATPDVQACWFGVDRSTITRANSEVRPLLAQRGCTVTPDIRLGSLAEVIEPLGANGPTGIIDGTEIRGRRPATGRKDREKFISGKNKQNAVKYMVVTDAEGRLPFCSPAEPASCADITHARKLGLVKLLAEGPAVEILADAGYQGFGAQTGGRVVTPPHRKFKKNPPEWYEEMHERQRKARSSRRIRVQHGIGRHLKNWRALAHHHGRREHMSDIIQAVAGLLSHQQTATIASSVRM, from the coding sequence GTGATTACCGCACTCGTCGCCGAGGTTGGCCCGTTGTGGCATGAACGACACCAGGCCGTCCTGACCGCGCGGCCCAGGCGGCGAGCCGTGGGCGCCGGGGCAAAGTACAAACTGGTTCTCGTCGACCGCCTGTTGGCGACCCTCGTCCACCTCCACCACGGCGCAACCCCCGATGTTCAGGCCTGCTGGTTCGGCGTCGACCGCTCCACCATCACGCGCGCAAACAGCGAAGTACGCCCCCTGCTGGCCCAGCGGGGCTGCACCGTCACCCCTGATATCCGACTTGGCTCGCTCGCCGAGGTCATCGAACCTCTCGGAGCGAACGGCCCGACTGGGATCATTGACGGCACCGAGATCCGGGGCCGACGCCCCGCCACCGGGCGCAAGGACCGGGAGAAGTTCATCTCCGGCAAGAACAAGCAGAACGCCGTCAAATACATGGTCGTCACAGACGCCGAGGGGCGACTGCCGTTCTGCAGCCCGGCCGAGCCCGCCAGTTGCGCGGACATCACGCATGCCCGGAAGTTGGGCTTGGTCAAGCTACTGGCAGAGGGGCCTGCCGTGGAGATCCTGGCCGATGCCGGCTACCAGGGATTCGGCGCCCAGACGGGCGGGCGCGTGGTGACACCGCCGCACCGAAAATTCAAGAAGAACCCGCCCGAGTGGTACGAGGAAATGCACGAACGCCAGCGCAAGGCCCGCTCCTCACGCCGCATTCGCGTCCAGCACGGCATCGGGCGGCACCTCAAGAACTGGCGGGCCCTCGCCCACCACCACGGCCGCCGCGAGCACATGAGTGACATCATCCAAGCCGTCGCCGGACTGCTCTCCCACCAGCAGACCGCCACCATCGCCAGCAGTGTGCGAATGTGA
- a CDS encoding 2-dehydropantoate 2-reductase yields the protein MSSGSYTVVGAGAIGGTLAFALARAGHRVQLIDTDLAHVAAIRDRGLTVARGEDRENVQVEAATPDAFDGTVHHVLLAVKAQATGAALDWIAPRLAPDGWVVSFQNGFNEELIADRIGPRRTVAAFVNIFADVIEPGVILDGGAGALVVGERHSAPVSDRVRALVTDLQCWGPAVASDNVEGYLWAKAGFGAMLAATALADAPMAELIHRHPPTMHAVAAEVFDVARAQGVKLEAFDAFEPDAFRRGAEPSVRRAATRRLTAWLATQAKDRSGIWRDLAVRRRPVEVTTHYAEVFTQAERHAVGTPVLRAVIDGLRELEHDPDLMAETRLDALDRLAGTPPTQLPEGSAGSAGAEGSHGGCARPDPQTAAAVATWLDSHREDMVDDLAAYTSQGSASDDRQALDACLTWVRGWLDDTLGAPETEEILERERTGDILIRRYPGTGSRPVLLLGHYDTVWPTGTLDDWPFRREGDRITGPGVFDMKAGLVQAVWGLRALDALGLPRPTCTLMLNGDEETGSLTSSEAIVAEARRSRAALVFEAAADGAVKTARKGVGLFTLTVTGQEAHAGLDPEAGASAVEEMAHQILQLTCLRDPEAGTSLNVGVIEGGTRSNVTAGKATARLDIRVATSAEQDRIGVALAALRPVNARTSIEVTGGWNRPVFERTEGVAELATVARTCAASLGWDLREAAVGGASDGNFVVAAGIPVLDGIGAVGSGAHARSENTSITGMVERAALTALVLTALPEG from the coding sequence ATGAGCAGCGGCAGTTACACGGTCGTCGGAGCCGGAGCCATCGGCGGCACCCTGGCCTTCGCCCTGGCCCGCGCGGGCCATCGCGTCCAGCTCATCGATACCGACCTCGCGCACGTGGCGGCGATCCGCGACCGGGGGCTCACCGTCGCCCGGGGTGAGGACCGCGAGAACGTACAGGTGGAAGCGGCGACACCCGACGCGTTCGACGGCACCGTCCACCACGTACTGCTCGCCGTCAAAGCACAGGCCACCGGTGCCGCTCTCGACTGGATCGCCCCCCGGCTGGCCCCGGACGGCTGGGTCGTCTCGTTCCAGAACGGCTTCAACGAGGAGCTGATAGCGGACCGGATCGGACCGCGACGCACCGTCGCCGCCTTTGTCAACATCTTCGCCGACGTCATCGAACCCGGGGTGATCCTCGACGGCGGCGCCGGAGCCCTGGTGGTCGGTGAGCGTCACAGCGCCCCCGTCTCCGACCGGGTCCGTGCGCTCGTCACCGACCTGCAGTGCTGGGGGCCGGCGGTGGCCAGCGACAACGTCGAGGGATACCTGTGGGCCAAGGCGGGGTTCGGCGCAATGCTGGCCGCCACGGCCCTGGCCGACGCACCCATGGCCGAACTGATCCACCGCCACCCACCCACCATGCACGCGGTGGCCGCCGAGGTCTTCGACGTGGCTCGGGCCCAGGGGGTGAAGCTGGAGGCGTTCGACGCCTTCGAGCCCGACGCGTTCCGGCGGGGTGCCGAACCCTCCGTGCGCCGTGCCGCCACCAGGCGTCTCACCGCCTGGCTCGCCACGCAAGCCAAGGACCGCAGCGGCATCTGGCGTGACCTGGCAGTACGCCGTCGTCCGGTCGAGGTGACCACGCACTACGCAGAGGTCTTCACGCAAGCCGAGCGCCACGCCGTGGGCACACCGGTGCTGCGAGCCGTCATCGACGGACTGCGCGAACTGGAACACGACCCGGACCTGATGGCGGAGACCCGGCTCGACGCACTCGACCGCCTGGCAGGCACACCGCCGACCCAGCTGCCCGAGGGATCTGCCGGATCTGCCGGGGCAGAGGGCTCGCACGGTGGCTGCGCCCGCCCCGACCCGCAGACAGCGGCCGCCGTCGCGACGTGGCTGGACTCGCACCGGGAGGACATGGTCGACGACCTGGCCGCCTACACCTCCCAAGGCAGTGCCAGTGACGACCGGCAGGCGCTCGACGCCTGTCTGACGTGGGTGCGCGGCTGGCTCGACGACACCCTGGGCGCCCCGGAGACCGAAGAGATACTGGAACGCGAGCGGACGGGCGACATCCTGATCCGCCGCTACCCGGGCACCGGGAGCCGGCCGGTTCTCCTGCTGGGCCACTACGACACGGTCTGGCCCACCGGCACCCTGGACGACTGGCCGTTCAGGCGCGAGGGCGACCGGATCACCGGCCCCGGCGTCTTCGACATGAAGGCAGGACTCGTCCAAGCCGTATGGGGCCTGCGAGCGCTGGACGCGCTCGGTCTGCCCCGCCCAACCTGCACGCTCATGCTCAACGGCGACGAAGAGACCGGCAGCCTCACCTCCAGCGAGGCCATCGTCGCGGAGGCCCGGCGCAGCCGCGCCGCCCTCGTCTTCGAAGCCGCGGCCGACGGCGCCGTCAAGACGGCACGAAAGGGAGTCGGCCTGTTCACCCTCACCGTCACCGGCCAGGAGGCGCACGCCGGCCTCGACCCGGAAGCCGGAGCCAGCGCGGTCGAAGAAATGGCCCATCAGATTCTTCAACTGACCTGCCTGCGCGACCCGGAGGCCGGCACCTCACTCAACGTCGGCGTCATCGAGGGCGGCACCCGCAGCAACGTAACGGCCGGAAAGGCCACCGCCCGCCTGGACATCCGGGTAGCCACCAGCGCTGAACAGGACCGGATCGGCGTGGCTCTGGCCGCACTGCGGCCGGTGAATGCACGCACGTCCATCGAGGTGACCGGTGGATGGAACCGACCCGTCTTCGAACGCACTGAAGGAGTCGCGGAGCTGGCGACGGTGGCACGCACCTGTGCGGCGTCGCTCGGCTGGGACCTGCGCGAGGCCGCGGTCGGCGGTGCCAGCGACGGGAACTTCGTCGTGGCGGCCGGTATCCCCGTGCTGGACGGCATCGGCGCGGTCGGCTCCGGAGCACATGCCCGGTCCGAGAACACCTCGATCACCGGCATGGTGGAGCGCGCAGCACTCACAGCACTGGTACTCACCGCCCTGCCCGAGGGCTGA
- a CDS encoding SDR family NAD(P)-dependent oxidoreductase, producing the protein MMHVLITGAAGGIGRAIAEEFAAAGAVLTLADRHPKALERIAAHVGGKGPTGPAGTLAVDLTGPRAPEDLVQRAWAARGPVDVLVNAAGVYPSLDMAEVSAAEWDRLFAVNLRAPVLATAAFARLAREHGRGGAVVNISSGSALRARPGGGPYASSKAALEMATRAAALELGAHGIRVNAVSPGFVPVDSSCNPVSEEYAAAIGANPLGRAGTPQDIARAVHWIAGPDASWITGETLRVDGGSSTGALHLPRIWPPQGTDASDGSPHSPTTAPPAQATKGNPA; encoded by the coding sequence CTGATGCACGTCCTGATCACCGGCGCGGCCGGAGGGATCGGCCGGGCGATCGCCGAGGAGTTCGCCGCAGCCGGCGCCGTCCTCACCCTCGCCGACCGCCACCCGAAGGCCCTGGAGCGCATCGCCGCACACGTCGGTGGCAAAGGCCCCACCGGCCCAGCAGGCACGCTCGCCGTCGACCTGACCGGCCCCCGGGCCCCGGAGGACCTCGTCCAGCGGGCCTGGGCGGCGCGGGGGCCGGTCGACGTCCTGGTCAACGCGGCCGGGGTCTATCCCTCCCTCGACATGGCCGAAGTCTCGGCCGCGGAGTGGGACCGGCTCTTCGCCGTCAATCTGCGCGCCCCGGTCCTGGCCACCGCCGCGTTCGCCCGGCTGGCCCGCGAGCACGGCCGGGGCGGCGCGGTGGTCAACATCTCCTCGGGCTCGGCGCTGCGGGCCCGTCCCGGCGGCGGCCCCTACGCCAGCTCCAAGGCCGCGCTGGAGATGGCCACCCGGGCCGCCGCCCTCGAACTGGGCGCGCACGGTATCCGCGTCAACGCCGTCAGCCCCGGATTCGTCCCGGTCGACAGCTCCTGCAACCCGGTCTCCGAGGAGTACGCCGCCGCGATTGGCGCCAACCCGCTCGGCCGGGCGGGCACCCCTCAGGACATCGCCCGCGCGGTCCACTGGATCGCCGGCCCGGACGCCTCCTGGATCACCGGCGAAACCCTGCGCGTCGACGGAGGATCCTCCACCGGCGCCCTCCACCTGCCCCGGATCTGGCCACCGCAGGGCACGGACGCCTCCGATGGCAGCCCGCACTCCCCCACCACCGCACCACCGGCCCAGGCCACGAAAGGAAACCCCGCATGA
- a CDS encoding MFS transporter, with the protein MSTESPAVPAVSATHKLSGKQRKAIVAGTIGNTVEWVDWALYSIFAKIIADEFFPSGNGAVALLSTLAVFAVGFVMRPVGAAVLGVYADRHGRKKGMTLTVALMAGAAFVIALAPNYDSIGVLSPLVLLVARLVQGFSAGGEFGSSSAFLVESAAVGRRAFAGSWQQVSVAGGALIASLLGTITTSVLSDAALHAWGWRIAFVAGGLLGLVGLWLRVSVEDSESFTRARGAGRTRSNPLKVMFVEHPGAALRVAGITIAGTLTYYIWVNYLPTYANLTTGIPLSRALLSQTLCLVVFIVLLPFAGLLSDRLGRKPTMAVFAGGFTVLAWPLLHLLGDSFLSLFLVQLAGMLLILGYSANCAVIMAEQFPAEIRATGIALPYALAVTLFGGTAPYLTTWMHESGHSDLLWLYVSGASLISFLVYVTMPETKNKEFR; encoded by the coding sequence ATGAGTACCGAGTCCCCCGCGGTCCCGGCCGTGAGCGCCACGCACAAGCTGTCCGGCAAGCAGCGCAAGGCGATCGTCGCCGGCACGATCGGTAACACCGTGGAGTGGGTCGACTGGGCCCTCTACTCCATCTTCGCCAAGATCATCGCCGATGAGTTCTTTCCCTCCGGCAATGGTGCGGTCGCTCTCCTGTCCACCCTGGCTGTCTTCGCCGTCGGCTTCGTCATGCGGCCCGTGGGCGCGGCCGTGCTCGGCGTGTACGCCGACCGGCACGGCCGCAAGAAGGGCATGACCCTGACGGTCGCGCTCATGGCGGGTGCCGCCTTCGTCATCGCCCTGGCCCCCAACTACGACTCGATCGGGGTGCTTTCCCCTCTGGTACTGCTGGTGGCCCGGCTGGTCCAGGGATTCTCCGCCGGCGGCGAGTTCGGCTCCTCCTCGGCGTTCCTGGTGGAGTCCGCCGCCGTCGGCCGCCGCGCGTTCGCCGGATCGTGGCAGCAGGTGTCGGTCGCCGGCGGAGCGCTGATCGCCTCACTTCTGGGGACGATCACCACCTCCGTCCTCAGCGACGCCGCCCTGCACGCGTGGGGCTGGCGCATCGCCTTCGTCGCCGGCGGACTGCTCGGACTGGTCGGTCTGTGGCTGCGGGTCTCGGTGGAGGACTCCGAGTCCTTCACCCGGGCCCGGGGAGCGGGACGTACACGCTCCAACCCGCTCAAGGTGATGTTCGTCGAACACCCCGGTGCCGCGCTGCGCGTCGCGGGCATCACCATCGCCGGCACCCTGACGTACTACATCTGGGTCAACTACCTTCCCACGTACGCCAACCTCACCACGGGTATCCCGCTGAGCCGCGCGCTGCTGTCCCAGACGCTCTGCCTGGTCGTCTTCATCGTCCTGCTGCCGTTCGCCGGCCTGCTCTCCGACCGCCTCGGCCGTAAGCCGACCATGGCGGTCTTCGCGGGCGGGTTCACGGTGCTGGCCTGGCCGTTGCTGCATCTGCTGGGCGACAGCTTCCTCAGCCTGTTCCTGGTGCAGCTGGCCGGCATGCTGCTGATCCTCGGCTACTCCGCGAACTGCGCGGTGATCATGGCCGAGCAGTTCCCCGCGGAGATCCGGGCCACCGGCATCGCCCTGCCCTACGCGCTGGCCGTCACCCTCTTCGGCGGCACCGCGCCCTACCTCACCACCTGGATGCACGAGAGCGGTCACAGCGACCTTCTATGGCTGTACGTCTCCGGGGCGTCGCTCATCTCGTTCCTCGTCTACGTGACGATGCCCGAGACCAAGAACAAGGAGTTCCGCTGA
- a CDS encoding polysaccharide deacetylase family protein yields the protein MPATEPDTARQSWRWPESEWRRHVEAVRAGRRLLPERWPDGARVAVALSFDSDHETIPLRDGQTSPGLLAQGEYGARVGAPRILELLSRFGVPATFFMPAVSALLHPHEARAYTRDGHEIAVHGWIHERNTLLGAEDEKELVGRALDTLTEITGQRPAGIRTPSWDFSDSTLQTILDLGFAYDSSLMADDEPYEILAAGRPTGLVEIPVDWIRDDAPYFTMDRYGAVRPHSRPRDVLEIWTDEFNAAYRSGGVFQLTLHPHVIGHRSRLIVLRELLDHIAAHPGVWFATHAELAEAVRTATPSFEFPEHTP from the coding sequence ATGCCCGCAACAGAGCCGGACACCGCGAGGCAGAGCTGGCGGTGGCCCGAAAGCGAGTGGCGCCGGCACGTCGAGGCCGTCCGTGCCGGGCGGCGGCTGCTGCCGGAGCGCTGGCCGGACGGCGCCCGGGTCGCGGTCGCCCTGTCCTTCGACTCCGACCACGAGACCATTCCGCTGCGGGACGGTCAGACCAGCCCGGGACTGCTCGCCCAGGGCGAGTACGGGGCGCGGGTCGGTGCACCGCGAATCCTGGAGTTGCTCTCCCGCTTCGGTGTCCCGGCGACGTTCTTCATGCCGGCCGTCTCGGCGCTGCTTCACCCCCACGAGGCCCGGGCCTACACGCGCGACGGTCATGAGATCGCGGTACACGGATGGATACACGAGCGCAACACCCTGCTCGGCGCCGAGGACGAGAAGGAGCTCGTGGGGCGGGCCCTGGACACCCTGACGGAGATCACGGGGCAACGCCCGGCTGGTATTCGCACTCCGTCCTGGGACTTCTCGGACTCGACCCTGCAAACCATTCTCGACCTCGGCTTCGCCTACGACTCGTCGCTGATGGCGGACGACGAGCCGTACGAGATCCTGGCCGCCGGACGGCCCACCGGGCTGGTCGAGATACCGGTCGACTGGATCCGCGACGACGCCCCGTATTTCACCATGGACCGCTACGGCGCGGTCCGCCCGCACAGCCGTCCCCGCGACGTGCTGGAGATCTGGACCGATGAGTTCAACGCCGCGTACCGGTCGGGTGGCGTCTTCCAGCTCACCCTTCATCCGCATGTCATCGGCCACCGCTCACGGCTGATCGTCCTGCGCGAGCTGCTGGACCACATCGCCGCGCACCCCGGCGTCTGGTTCGCGACCCACGCGGAGCTGGCCGAGGCCGTCCGCACCGCGACTCCTTCCTTCGAGTTCCCGGAGCACACGCCATGA